Genomic DNA from Prevotella intermedia ATCC 25611 = DSM 20706:
TGCTGCCTGTAAAGTCTGCAACCTTTGCTACTAATATTGACAAGTCTTTAATGGTTAGCTCTTTTCCTGTTCCAACATTGATGTGGCAATTTCGTATTTCTCCGAGTTTTGGTATTGCACCACCACGCCCATCGCTATTGTTGCGGTCTACTTCTCCATCGGCTTTTACTCCGTAGAATACGCTTGAATACTTTTCAATGCCAATGATGTCTTTAAAGTCTACATTGAGCAATACGTGTACCGAAGCGTCTGCCATATCTTCACTCCACAGAAATTCGCGTAAAGGCGAGCCTGTTCCCCAAAGTGTTACTTTGTTATTTTCAATTCTATAAAATGCTAACGCCTTCAGTATGCGTTCCTTAGGGGAGTTGCCATCAACATTCTCACTGCCAATTTGTTCGCTGAGTTTGGTAACAGGGTTGATGGGGCGTTTGTTCATATCCACCTTTATAGCGTCCCAATTCTCCTCGTGAATGAGTTTTGCAAGATAAACCTTGCGCATCATTGCTGGCATTACGTGGCTATTCTCTAAATGGAAATTATCGTTTGGTCCGTAAAGGTTTGTCGGCATTACTGCTATATAGTTGGTGCCGTATTGCAGGTTGTAGCTTTCACACATCTTTAGTCCTGCAATCTTTGCTATGGCATACTCTTCATTGCTATATTCCAATGGCGAAGTAAGCAGAGCTTCTTCCTTCATTGGCTGTGGTGCATTTTTCGGATAAATGCACGTAGACCCCAAGAAAAGTAGCTTTTTTACCTTGTATTTATATGCACACGAAATAACGTTGCATTGCATTTGCATATTTTGCATTATGAAGTCGGCACGGTAAAGGCTGTTTGCCATAATGCCGCCAACAAATGCTGCTGCCAAGACTACAGCGTCTGGGCGTTCTTCTGCAAAGAAATCTTCAACAGCTTGTTGGTTGGTAAGGTCAAGTTCGTGGTGTGTACGTCCTATAAGATTGTTGTATCCACGTGCTTTCAGGTTGCTCCAAATAGCTGAACCTACCAAGCCCCTGTGCCCAGCAATATATATCTTTGATGATTTTTCCAACATCGTAATAGTGTGTAGTTTATGGATTTCTTATAAATAACTTTGCTTTATTTATTCCAGAGAATGTGTTGTTAGGTAATTTATGAGTTGTTTTGAGAATACACCTCTTCCTCCCTTTCTAATATTTAAAAAGGTTAGAACAGAATTCTCTAACACATTCTCCACCTATAGGATTCAATGAAGCCCGCAGAGTTATTTAGTCAGATTCTTTATTATAATGTGTGCAAAGATACGAATTTTATTTTATAGTAACAATTTTCTTATGTAGAAATTAAAAAAGTACAATACATTGTGTACTTTACAGCCTGCTATGAATATAGAAAAACTTTAGCAAACAATCTCAATTATGCTTATTGTAAAACCTTAATATATAGATTTTTAAGTGATTTCATTAAATAGGAGGTAGATATTCAATTTGTTTTATAACTTTAATAGTTTACTTTTAGAATTTGTTTACAAGGGAGAAAAATAGAGGACACATCAAATTAATATGCCCTCTATCTTATTTTTTAAGTTTAATAAACTCTTGAATATCACCTATGCAAACATTGTAGCTTATTCTTATCTTATTTATAATAATGGTATTTCAAAATGAAACACTTTTAACTCTCAGGTAATATCAGTGGTGTACTAAAAGTAACAATTGTCTTTTTGTTCTGTGCAATGTTAATCTTTCCATTATATGCTATATACCTTTCGTCGTATTTCATACCTGGACCTGCACAATAAACTTTCAGTTGGTAACTGCCAGGCACCAGTTTGCTCATCTTGAAACTCACGTCGTACTTGCAAATACAATCGGCAAACGCTTCAAGCACATTGTTATAGACAACAAGTGTAATTTGCTTGTCTTGGTTGATAACCTTTACATAGATGTTTCTTACTGCGCAGTTGGCTTCCACATCTTGGAATGAACATTGGGCAATACCATCTTCTCCCAATTCAATACTAAGGATTGTTGGAGTTGCGTTACGTGTTTCTTCTTTTGACATTGTCGTCTTACAAGCCGAGTTAGACACATCGTAAACTTTTAATGCCTCAAGGGCAATATTTTCCGATGAACACGCTGATAATGCAATAATACATATCAGACTGTAAAATACTTTTCTCATAATAAGATGAATTAAAATGTTATAACTATAATATGAATGCAATTATGGTCGTATAACCTTCTTCGAACGTTTCTTTGTCCGCTATTCATACAAGCGGTAACTCTTTATTATGCACTTCTCAAAAGTAACATTTTTCTATTAAATAAAAGTCGGTTTGCTTCAAAACATTGCATGGTTTAACATTCTTTTATTTTAATTTGTTGTTTACATAAGTATTTACAATCAGCGATAAAACACGGCATGGTTTGTAAAAATAATTCCGTTAAAAAGTGATAACTGCGCTTTGGCATTGCGAAAGCGGCTGTTTTGCGATGCAAAACCTACGCTTTTACCATGCAAAACAGCCGTTTTTGGAATGCAAAACAATAGGTTTTGTAATACGTTGATAATAAGTTTGTTAATCTATAATTACTCTTTTGAAAAATTTTTATATGCTTTGTGGTAAATATTCAAGTATTAACGGTAATTCTTTTGAGTTAGTTAAGTGAATTAAACGAAAAGGTTATAGCTTTTCTTGGCTACACTTTACCTTTTTGTTATATTTGCACCGAAGACATCTGAACACGCAGAAGTATGTACGGAGAAACAGAGTATATTTATCGAAAATAGATGAAATTGCGATATGACAATATGTGAAGAATGTTACACTGGCGATAGTCGGATTACGCCATTGCTCAACCCTTTAGACTGCCTAAAGCACCATACACA
This window encodes:
- a CDS encoding GDP-L-fucose synthase family protein — encoded protein: MLEKSSKIYIAGHRGLVGSAIWSNLKARGYNNLIGRTHHELDLTNQQAVEDFFAEERPDAVVLAAAFVGGIMANSLYRADFIMQNMQMQCNVISCAYKYKVKKLLFLGSTCIYPKNAPQPMKEEALLTSPLEYSNEEYAIAKIAGLKMCESYNLQYGTNYIAVMPTNLYGPNDNFHLENSHVMPAMMRKVYLAKLIHEENWDAIKVDMNKRPINPVTKLSEQIGSENVDGNSPKERILKALAFYRIENNKVTLWGTGSPLREFLWSEDMADASVHVLLNVDFKDIIGIEKYSSVFYGVKADGEVDRNNSDGRGGAIPKLGEIRNCHINVGTGKELTIKDLSILVAKVADFTGSIVWDETKPDGTPRKLINVDKLHSLGWKHKVEIEEGVKKLYNWYQDSLKN